The Spirochaetaceae bacterium genome includes the window TTCTCGACGTAACGGTCGGTGTACTTGCCGTAGTCGAAGTCCTGGATGCGGGATGCGTTGATCAGCGTGCCGGCGAGCTGCAACTCTTCTGCGCTGCACTCGTCGTCGGCGACCTCGTCCCGGTAAGCGCCGCAGGATTTCACCTTGGCCTGGTGGTTGAGGATGGTCATGGCGAGGATGCCGTCGAAGGGGCGCAGCAGCACGAGCTGCTCGCGCCCGGCGATCACCACCTGGGCAACGGCGTTCACCCCGTTCTCCTCCATGCCGCGCACCAGCAGTCGGTAGGGCTTCTGTCCCACCGCCCCGTCGGGCAGCAGGTAGTAGGTGCGCCCGGCGTGATAGATCGGATCGACCTCTTCCGGCGCCACGAACCCCTCGATGTTGACGCAACGGTCGCTCTTGGTGCGCAGCTTGTCGAGCTCGTCATCGTCGATCACCACGTACTTGCCCTTGGCGTGCTCGTAGCCGCGGACGATCTGATCGTTGCCCACCTCGCCGTGCTCCGGGCACACCTTCCGGTACGCGATGCGGCTGTTGCACTCGCGGTGCAACTGATTGAGCCGGATCTGGGCACTGGTGTCGTTGGCGGTATACGCCTTCACCGGCACCGAAACCAAGCTGAGCTGAACGAAACCCTTCCAGTTGGAACGTGGCGCCACCGCTTCCTCCGTGCACCGAAACGCTACCGGCGCGGTCAACCGGATGTCAAGGTTGGGCAAGGGTTGAGCCGCTGTCGCCCGCCCACTCGCCGCCCGCCCGGCCCGCGCCCGGGAGCCGGGCGGCGTCCGCGAACTCCTCGAACGCCCCGAAACCGCCGCCTCCGGCCCAGCCGGAGCCCAGCCTGCCTACCCCCTAGTGAGAGTCGGCGGCAATTCAGGTTACGATGAGCCGATGACTGGAGGCGAGGTAGTTCACGAGGTCCTGGTACGGGCCGGAGTCAGCCACGTATTCGGGGTGGTGAGCGTCCACAATCTGCCGATTTACGACGCGATCGAGCGCGGCGGCAGGATCACGCCGGTGGCGATGCGCCACGAACAGGCCGCCGTCCATGCCGCGGACGGCTATGCGCGCGCCACCGGCCGGCTTGGCGTGGCGGTGGCCAGCACCGGCCCCGGCGCCGCCAACTGTGTACCCGGGCTGTACGAGGCGGGATTCGCCTCGTCGCCGGTGCTGATGATCACCGGCCAGGCCGACACGCCCAACCTCGGCAAGGGGCGCGGCTTCGTGCACGAAGCGGACAACCAGGCGGCGATGCTCGCGGCGGTGTGCCGGCGGGTCGAGACGGTGCGCCTGCGCGAGCAGATCGCCCCGGCGCTGATGCGTGCCGTGGAGGACATACTGACCGGCCGCCCGCAGCCCGGCAGCGTCGAGATCCCGA containing:
- a CDS encoding Ku protein gives rise to the protein MAPRSNWKGFVQLSLVSVPVKAYTANDTSAQIRLNQLHRECNSRIAYRKVCPEHGEVGNDQIVRGYEHAKGKYVVIDDDELDKLRTKSDRCVNIEGFVAPEEVDPIYHAGRTYYLLPDGAVGQKPYRLLVRGMEENGVNAVAQVVIAGREQLVLLRPFDGILAMTILNHQAKVKSCGAYRDEVADDECSAEELQLAGTLINASRIQDFDYGKYTDRYVEKLSELIRLKVEGAEVVQTPDTEAPQIINLMEALKQSVAAAQGAAAEAGGKKQAPSAKTRRQDQADAESEAGDKRKAG
- a CDS encoding thiamine pyrophosphate-binding protein, yielding MTGGEVVHEVLVRAGVSHVFGVVSVHNLPIYDAIERGGRITPVAMRHEQAAVHAADGYARATGRLGVAVASTGPGAANCVPGLYEAGFASSPVLMITGQADTPNLGKGRGFVHEADNQAAMLAAVCRRVETVRLREQIAPALMRAVEDILTGRPQPGSVEIPIDLQYADRDATPAEQAAVPVPDPVRPDAAAVEAAAELLAGAVRPLIIAGGGVLRSGGGGGGGGGGGGRGGGGGAPGGRGAGGGGGGAGGGGGGGG